The genomic segment ATCATACCTTCAAAATATCGTATAACTTCACCCATAGTTATCTCATCTGATTTTTTTGCCAAAACATACCCACCATATCTTCCAGGAATACTTTTTACCCATCCAGCTTTGTTCATCTCAAGCATAATGTTTTCTAAAAATCTTCGTGGTACATCAATCTGCTCTGATAACTCTCTAATAGAGATTAAACTATCAGCTTCTGCTATTGCAAATAGAGCTCTTAATGCATAATCCGTTTTTTTTGATACTTTCATATTTATCACCTACCTAATTGATAAATTATAATTAATTTTAATTTTTCTGTCAAGATAGAAATAAAAAAAGGAGAGAAGATATACTTCTCTCCTTTTTTAAATTAAATAACATATTAGCTTTTTATGAATTCTTTTCTTTCTTAGCTGTTCGTTTTCTAACTGTTGGATCAAGCTCTCTTTTTCTTACACGAATAGAAACTGGAGTAACTTCAACAGACTCATCTTCTTCAATCCACTCTAAAGCATTTTCCAAAGACATAGTTCTTGGTGGAATAAGTTTAATAGCTTCATCAGCTCCTGAAGATCTTACATTTGATTGTTGTTTTCCTTTAATAGGATTAACATCTAAATCATTATCTTTTGCATGTTGTCCAACAACCATACCAACATATACTTTATCTTGAGGTTTTATAAACATAACACCTCTATCTTGTAAGTTAAAAATTGAGTAAGCTAATGCTTCTCCATTTTCCATAGATACTAAAGCTCCATATTTTCTACTTTCAACTGTTCCACTATGTGGTCTAAACTCTAAGAATGAGTGATTCATAACACCCTCTCCTCTAGTTTCAGTTAAAAACTCTGTTCTAATTCCAATAAGTCCACGTGCTGGAATTTCAAACTCTAATCTTGTAGAACCTTCTCCCATTGGAACCATATTTGTCATAACAGCTTTTCTTTTTCCTAGTTTTTCAATAATAGCTCCACTATGCTCATCAGGAGTATCAATTACAAGATGCTCAAATGGCTCCATTTTAACACCATTTTCTTCTTTAATAATAACTTCAGGTCTTCCAATACAGAACTCAAAACCTTCTCTTCTCATATTCTCAGCTAAAATAGTAATTTGAAGTTCACCTCTTCCGTTTACTTTAAATTTACCTTCACCAATTTGCTCATAACTCATAGCAATATTAGTATTCATCTCAGCTTTTAATCTTTCATCAATTTTATTTGAAGTTACAAATTTACCTTCTGTTCCTGCAAGAGGAGAATCATTTACAGAAAAAGTTACACTCAAAGTTGGTTCTTCAATATGCATAGGATCAAGTGGCATTGGGTTATTTGGATCACATAAGCTATCTCCAACATCAATTGTTTCAAACCCAGCAACAGCAACAATATCACCAGCACCAGCTGTTTTAATATCGAATCTTTCCATTCCCTTAAACCCAATAAGTTTTGATACTCTTCCTTTTAATTTCTCACCATCTGCTTTACATAACATTACTGTTTCACCGTGGCTTATTGTTCCATTGAAAATTCTAGCAATTCCTATTTTTCCAATAAAATTATCATAATCAAGAGTAAATACTTGAAGCTGTAAACCATTTTCATCAGCTCCTAAAGGTTTTGGAACTTCTTTTAAAATAGTGTCATATAGTGGTTTAAAATCCATATTTCCATCTGTTGCATCATATCTTGCAAGTCCATCTCTAGCCGCTGCATAGATAACTGGGAAATCTAATTGCTCTTCTGTTGCATCCATTTGCGCAAAAAGGTCAAAAACTTCATCAACAACTCTTTCAGGTTCTGCGGCTGGTTTATCTATTTTGTTTACTACAACTATTGGTCTATGCCCTAAAGATAGTGCTTTTTTAACAACAAACTTTGTTTGTGGCATTACACCTTCTTGTGCATCTACAAGAAGTAAAACAGAATCAACCATTTTTAAAACCCTCTCAACTTCTCCACCAAAATCGGCGTGTCCTGGAGTATCAATAATGTTAATTCTTACACCTTCATAATCAATAGCTGTATTTTTTGAAAGAATTGTAATTCCTCTTTCTTTCTCGATAGCATTACTATCCATAACTCTTTCATCTACATTTTGGTGAGCTGAAAATGTACCACTTTGTTTTAATAGTTGATCTACTAGCGTAGTTTTACCGTGGTCAACGTGTGCAATAACTGCAATATTTCTAATGTCTCTCATACTTCTTCTTTTTTTGTAAAATTTTCGCGGATTGTAGCTAAAAAAAACTTAAAAGCTTATAATAGCTTAAAATATGGTTAAGCAAACAGTAAATATTGAGTAAAAGTTTTTTTACCTTTTTATATTAAATTAATCTTATTTTGTTAATATTCGCAAAATATAGGTTTGCGGTGCAAACAGACAACTTGAAACTCTTTTTTTTCATCTCAAGAATGTCATCAAAAAAATATTTTTTTATTGTCAAAGGACTTTTATGGAGTTTTTACTTAACTTAAGGAAAACCCTTTCAAGATTTTGGTCACCAATTCCAGCAGTTATTGCTCTTGGAGTTTTAAGTGCTTACTATTTTGGAATTACAGGAACTTATTGGGCTGTTACGGGTGAATTTACTAGATGGGGAGGACACTTTTTACAACTATTTGGCGTAGATGTATCTTCTTGGGGATATTATAAGCTTATGAGTATAGAGGGAAATATCTTTACAAGAGTTGATGGTGTTATGATTATTGGTATGTTTGCTGGTTGTATTGCAGCTGCATTTTGGGGAAATAATGTAAAATTTAGATTACCTTTAAATAATATAAGAGTTTGGCAAGCTTTAATTGGTGGTATAATTGCTGGATTTGGAGCAAGACTTGGAATGGGTTGTAACTTAGCTAGTTTTTTTACAGGAATTCCTCAATTTAGTTTTCATGCTTGGGTATTTACAGCATTTATGATGGTTGGAGTTTATTTTGGAGTAAAAGTTGCTCTTAGCCCTTTTTTTCAATCAAAAATAAAAATGCAAAAAGTATCTTGTGCAAAACCACTTGAGCATAATGAAGAGAAAGTTAAAAAGTTCTTTACTTTTGGAACATTTGTTTTTATAGCAATTATGCTTTGGGCTTTATATTTAATCTTTTTCGCAAATAGTACAAAACTTGGAATGGCTATGCTTTTTGGAGCAGCCTTTGGACTTATAATTGCAAAAGCACAAATCTGTTTTACATCTGCATTTAGAGATATTTTTACAACTGGTAGAAGTGAGTTAGCAATTGCAATTATTATAGGAATGGCTGTTGCAACTTTAGGTGTATTTACATATTTAAATATGGGAGCTGCTCCAAAGATTTTTTGGACTGGACCAAATGTTGTGATTGGTGGATTACTTTTTGGTTTTGGAATAGTAATTGCAGGTGGTTGTGAATGTGGTTGGATGTATAGAGCTGTTGAAGGACAGGTACATTTTTGGATTGTTGGAGTTGGAAATATAATTGGTGCAACTTTACTTGCATTTGTTTGGGATGATATTTCTGAGCCACTTGCAACTTCTTGGCCAAAAATCAATCTTCTTGAAAGCTTTGGACAATATGGCGGACTTGTAGCAAACTATGGATTACTTTTACTATTTTTTATAGTAATTTTAGTTTTAGAGAAAAAATATTTAAGAAAATCAAGAAATAGATAAGGATAAAAAATGGAAAATAAACAAATAGTTCCAGATTATAGAATAGACATGCAAGGTGAGCCTTGTCCATATCCAGCAATTAATACTCTTGAAGCGATGAAAGAGCTTGAAGTTGGTGAAATTTTAGAGATAATTAGTGATTGTCCACAAAGTATAAACAATATTCCAGTTGATGCAAAAAATCATGGA from the Aliarcobacter cryaerophilus ATCC 43158 genome contains:
- a CDS encoding RrF2 family transcriptional regulator, whose product is MKVSKKTDYALRALFAIAEADSLISIRELSEQIDVPRRFLENIMLEMNKAGWVKSIPGRYGGYVLAKKSDEITMGEVIRYFEGMIAMISCVSVSSYEPCSQEGKCYFRRIFLNIRNLTAQILDKTTIASCLGQAPVTKEDVLKEEFVGGLGI
- the yedF gene encoding sulfurtransferase-like selenium metabolism protein YedF; the protein is MENKQIVPDYRIDMQGEPCPYPAINTLEAMKELEVGEILEIISDCPQSINNIPVDAKNHGYKVLLIDSDGPTIRYILQK
- the yedE gene encoding selenium metabolism membrane protein YedE/FdhT, which encodes MEFLLNLRKTLSRFWSPIPAVIALGVLSAYYFGITGTYWAVTGEFTRWGGHFLQLFGVDVSSWGYYKLMSIEGNIFTRVDGVMIIGMFAGCIAAAFWGNNVKFRLPLNNIRVWQALIGGIIAGFGARLGMGCNLASFFTGIPQFSFHAWVFTAFMMVGVYFGVKVALSPFFQSKIKMQKVSCAKPLEHNEEKVKKFFTFGTFVFIAIMLWALYLIFFANSTKLGMAMLFGAAFGLIIAKAQICFTSAFRDIFTTGRSELAIAIIIGMAVATLGVFTYLNMGAAPKIFWTGPNVVIGGLLFGFGIVIAGGCECGWMYRAVEGQVHFWIVGVGNIIGATLLAFVWDDISEPLATSWPKINLLESFGQYGGLVANYGLLLLFFIVILVLEKKYLRKSRNR
- the typA gene encoding translational GTPase TypA, with amino-acid sequence MRDIRNIAVIAHVDHGKTTLVDQLLKQSGTFSAHQNVDERVMDSNAIEKERGITILSKNTAIDYEGVRINIIDTPGHADFGGEVERVLKMVDSVLLLVDAQEGVMPQTKFVVKKALSLGHRPIVVVNKIDKPAAEPERVVDEVFDLFAQMDATEEQLDFPVIYAAARDGLARYDATDGNMDFKPLYDTILKEVPKPLGADENGLQLQVFTLDYDNFIGKIGIARIFNGTISHGETVMLCKADGEKLKGRVSKLIGFKGMERFDIKTAGAGDIVAVAGFETIDVGDSLCDPNNPMPLDPMHIEEPTLSVTFSVNDSPLAGTEGKFVTSNKIDERLKAEMNTNIAMSYEQIGEGKFKVNGRGELQITILAENMRREGFEFCIGRPEVIIKEENGVKMEPFEHLVIDTPDEHSGAIIEKLGKRKAVMTNMVPMGEGSTRLEFEIPARGLIGIRTEFLTETRGEGVMNHSFLEFRPHSGTVESRKYGALVSMENGEALAYSIFNLQDRGVMFIKPQDKVYVGMVVGQHAKDNDLDVNPIKGKQQSNVRSSGADEAIKLIPPRTMSLENALEWIEEDESVEVTPVSIRVRKRELDPTVRKRTAKKEKNS